A part of Kryptolebias marmoratus isolate JLee-2015 linkage group LG8, ASM164957v2, whole genome shotgun sequence genomic DNA contains:
- the LOC108233061 gene encoding transmembrane protein 26 encodes MCRLLNILLALLSRFLFAVHGVVTVWRVVAVRGEPLYWLLLTGVALLGVEMAVTLKCTRNAEWKWFSPMVFLYLSTVVPSIWFLELSLLQSKLPLNNSSGHELHLLAHIPITVGIAELEPENWVAGLEQTMLIVLVLGRWLMPKGDMSRDQLSQLLMVYVGLGADILDIFDTFKEPEVKTNKAVVVTGLALFSWALMQFPLVLTQTRPPNCEAPQRSKGSLHCCHRPSSSVTSCCSSEVWSLLLTVGLQDGPFLVYRLYLMVQEQVLNQLMIFFTCKNILIVLLELYRIFVVQCEQQIRESLMENCDAPLLHCQTPRSGEEEEREAEEGHCAEQSCHTGVEMAADREEDHRAVQVKKGCKCREA; translated from the exons ATGTGTCGCCTCCTGAACATTTTGTTGGCTCTGCTGAGTCGCTTCCTGTTTGCGGTCCACGGCGTCGTGACAGTGTGGCGAGTTGTTGCCGTTAGAGGAGAGCCTCTCTATTGGCTGCTGCTGACGGGCGTGGCTCTGCTGGGCGTGGAAATGGCTGTCACGCTCAAATGCACCCGTAATGCAGAGTGGAAATG GTTCTCCCCCATGGTCTTCCTCTACCTCAGCACTGTCGTTCCGTCCATTTGGTTTCTGGAGCTGAGTCTGTTACAGTCCAAGCTTCCCCTCAACAATTCGTCCGGCCACGAGCTTCATTTGCTGGCTCACATCCCAATCACAGTG GGCATTGCGGAGCTGGAGCCGGAGAACTGGGTGGCTGGCCTGGAGCAGACCATGCTTATAGTGCTGGTTCTGGGACGGTGGCTCATGCCTAAAGGGGACATGTCCCGCGATCAGCTCTCCCAGCTTCTCATGGTGTACGTGGGACTGGGTGCTGACATCCTAGACATCTTTGACACTTTTAAAGAACCAGAAGTCAAAACCAACAAGGCGGTTGTCGTCACTGGCCTGGCTCTCTTCTCCTGGGCACTCATGCAGTTTCCTCTGGTTCTCACCCAGACCCGGCCCCCAAACTGTGAGGCTCCTCAGAGGAGCAAGGGGAGTCTCCACTGCTGCCACAGACCTTCATCTTCAGTTACCTCTTGCTGCTCCAGTGAAGTGTGGAGCTTACTGCTCACAGTGGGACTCCAGGATGGCCCGTTCCTGGTTTATCGTCTGTACCTCATGGTACAAGAACAGGTGCTCAATCAGCTCATGATTTTTTTCACCTGCAAGAACATCCTTATCGTCCTGTTGGAGCTTTACAGGATCTTTGTGGTGCAGTGCGAGCAGCAGATCCGGGAGTCGCTGATGGAGAATTGTGACGCTCCGTTGCTCCACTGTCAAACCCCGAGGAGCGGTGAGGAAGAGGAACGAGAGGCTGAAGAGGGACACTGTGCAGAGCAGAGCTGTCATACAGGTGTGGAGATGGCAGCAGATAGAGAGGAAGATCATAGAGCTGTCCAGGTAAAGAAAGGCTGTAAATGTCGTGAGGCATGA